From the Cyanobium sp. M30B3 genome, the window CGACCTGCCCCGACTGGAGGCGCTGGTGGAGGGTCTGATCTTCGTGGTGGTGTTCCTCAACCTCAGCCTGCAGGGCCTGAGCCTGCCCTGGCTGTGCCGCAGGCTGGAGCGCTAGACATCCTCGGGAAACACCGAGTGCAGCGATGCCGGCAACGGCCAGCGACCCCCTGTTGATCCTCGGCGGCGGCCTGATCGGGCTGGCGATCGCCCACCAGTGCGCCCGCCGCGGCCAGGCGGTGACGGTGCTCAGCCGCCGGCGCAGCGAGGCCGCCGGTTTTGTGGCGGCCGGCATGCTCGCCCCCCACGCCGAGGGACTGGCCGGGGAGCAGCTGGCCCTGGGGCAGGCCAGCCTGGCGCGCATCCCCGCCTGGGTGGAGCAGATCGAGGCCGACAGCGGCCTGGCCTGCGGCCTGCGGCCCTGCGGCATCGTGGTGCCCTTCGCCACGGCGGCCGAGCGGGACGCCTACGCCACCGCCGCCTGGGGGCAGCCGCTCGATCGCTCCTGCCTGGAACGGGAGGTGCCGGGGATCGGCCCCCGCTGGCAGGCGGGGCTGCTCTTTGCCCAGGACGGCCAGATCGACAACCGCCGCCGGCTGATGCGGGCGCTGGAGCGGGCCTGCGCGGGCCTGGGGGTGACCTTTGAGGAAGGCACGGAGGTGCTGGCCCTGGAGCGCTCGGCCGCCGGGGCCCTGGAGGGGGTGCGCCTGCGCCGGGCCGACGGCGAGGAGCTCAGCCTGGCGGCCGGGCGGGCGGTGCTGGCCTGCGGCGCCTGGAGCGCCCGGCTGCTGCCCCAGCTGCCGGTGTTCCCGGTGAAGGGCCAGATGCTGTCGCTGCAGGGGCCGCGCCAGGCCCTGCAGCGGGTGATCTTCGGGCCAGGCACGTACCTGGTGAGCCGGGAGGACGGCCTGCTGGTGGTGGGGGCCACCAGCGAGCCGGAGGCGGGCTTCAGCGAGGGCCTCACCCCCGCCGGCCAGCGGCAGCTGGAGGCGGGCATCGCCGCCCTGCTGCCGGAGGCCTGCCAGTGGCCTCCGATGGAGCGCTGGTGGGGGTTCCGGCCCTGCACCCCCGATGAGGGGCCCCTGCTGGGCGCAGGCCCGATCCCGGGGCTGTGGCTGGCCAGCGGCCACCACCGCAACGGCGTGCTGCTGGCGGCAATCACCGCCGAGCTGGTGGCAACCCAGCTACTGGGCCAGGGGGATGAGCTGCCTGCCGCGGAGGCAGCTCTGCTGGCCGCCTTCCGCTGGGACCGGTTTCAGCCCTCCACGCGCCACACCTGATCGGCGGGCGTCCACTCGCTCAGCTCGGAGGGCTGGAACCACAGGCCGATCTCGAACTCGGCGGTTTCCGGGGCGTCGGAACCGTGGATCACGTTGCGGCCGATGTTCACCGCCAGGTCGCCGCGGATCGTGCCGGGCTCGGCCTCCAGGGGCTTGGTGGCGCCGATGAGCTTGCGGGCGCTTGCGATCACGCCGTCGCCCTCCCACACCATCGCCACCACCGGGCCGCTGGTGATGAACTCCACCAGACCGGCGAAGAAGGGGCGCTCGCGGTGCACGCCGTAGTGGCTCTCAGCCAGCTCGCGGCTGGGGGTGAGCTGCTTGAGACCCACCAGCTTGAAGCCCTTGCGCTCGAAGCGGCCGAGGATCTCGCCCACCAGACCGCGCTGCACCCCGTCGGGCTTGATGGCGATGAAGGTGCGTTCGGCGGCCATGGAGTGGAAAACGTCTATCGAGCTCATCGTCTGCGGCAGAGCTGCCGCTTGGCAAGCACAACCCCATGCCACCAGAATCCCAGCATCTCCGAAACAGCAGGATCTCGTGGTCGAGACCAACCGAGAGGGCCTGAGTGAGCTGACTGCGATGCCGCCGGCTTCAGCCTCCGGCGCCCTGGCCATCGCCGACGACGGCTTGCCCGTGTTTCTTCGCCGTGATCCCAGCGTGCAAATGCCTGCGCCAATGCTGGAGCAGCTCGTGACCCTGGAGCAAAACGCCCTTGCCGAGGAGGACC encodes:
- the ndk gene encoding nucleoside-diphosphate kinase, whose protein sequence is MAAERTFIAIKPDGVQRGLVGEILGRFERKGFKLVGLKQLTPSRELAESHYGVHRERPFFAGLVEFITSGPVVAMVWEGDGVIASARKLIGATKPLEAEPGTIRGDLAVNIGRNVIHGSDAPETAEFEIGLWFQPSELSEWTPADQVWRVEG
- a CDS encoding FAD-dependent oxidoreductase, which codes for MPATASDPLLILGGGLIGLAIAHQCARRGQAVTVLSRRRSEAAGFVAAGMLAPHAEGLAGEQLALGQASLARIPAWVEQIEADSGLACGLRPCGIVVPFATAAERDAYATAAWGQPLDRSCLEREVPGIGPRWQAGLLFAQDGQIDNRRRLMRALERACAGLGVTFEEGTEVLALERSAAGALEGVRLRRADGEELSLAAGRAVLACGAWSARLLPQLPVFPVKGQMLSLQGPRQALQRVIFGPGTYLVSREDGLLVVGATSEPEAGFSEGLTPAGQRQLEAGIAALLPEACQWPPMERWWGFRPCTPDEGPLLGAGPIPGLWLASGHHRNGVLLAAITAELVATQLLGQGDELPAAEAALLAAFRWDRFQPSTRHT